The following are encoded in a window of Rhodothermus bifroesti genomic DNA:
- a CDS encoding PorV/PorQ family protein translates to MRRGHLMRWMALAGTVMVLSLPVRAQTVSKAGTVAADFLQIGVGARAMALGGSFVAAADDASALYWNPAGLAHIEGGEAMAVHSRWLADVSFDYLGAALQLGPLGTLGVSVTMLSVPEMLVRTEDRPEGTGERFDAADLAIGLSYGRAITDRFAIGATGKFIQQRIWHSSAVGFAVDLGVQFRTDFFGGLTLGAAIYNFGTDMRLSGRNLRTFVDPDPTREGNNNRIPANYETDSWSLPLNFQFGIALRPLQTRMHQVLFTADALHPAANYESINLGMEYSFQQRVFLRGGYHALFLPDAEGGLSAGLAVHQVLPYAGGLAKLEYAYRDGGRLGSIHIVGLGITF, encoded by the coding sequence ATGCGACGCGGACACCTGATGCGATGGATGGCACTGGCCGGAACAGTCATGGTGCTGAGCCTGCCGGTCAGGGCACAGACGGTCTCGAAGGCGGGCACCGTAGCTGCCGACTTTCTCCAGATTGGCGTAGGCGCTCGGGCTATGGCTTTAGGCGGGTCCTTTGTAGCTGCTGCAGACGACGCCTCGGCACTTTACTGGAATCCAGCGGGCCTGGCCCACATCGAAGGTGGCGAGGCAATGGCTGTGCACAGCCGCTGGCTCGCCGACGTGAGCTTCGACTACCTGGGCGCAGCGCTGCAGCTAGGCCCCTTGGGCACGCTAGGTGTTTCGGTCACCATGCTCTCGGTGCCCGAGATGCTCGTGCGGACAGAAGATCGACCTGAAGGCACTGGAGAGCGGTTCGACGCCGCCGATCTGGCTATAGGGCTTTCCTACGGTCGCGCCATTACCGATCGCTTTGCCATCGGGGCTACGGGGAAATTCATCCAACAGCGCATCTGGCACAGCTCAGCCGTTGGCTTTGCCGTAGACTTAGGCGTGCAGTTCCGAACCGACTTTTTCGGCGGGCTGACGTTGGGTGCAGCGATTTACAACTTTGGCACCGACATGCGCCTTAGCGGCCGCAACCTGCGCACGTTTGTGGACCCCGATCCTACCCGCGAGGGCAATAACAACCGTATTCCAGCAAATTATGAAACGGACAGCTGGAGCCTGCCGCTCAACTTTCAGTTTGGCATAGCGCTGCGGCCGCTTCAAACGCGCATGCACCAGGTGCTCTTTACGGCCGATGCGTTGCACCCCGCAGCAAACTACGAAAGCATAAATCTAGGCATGGAATACAGCTTTCAACAGCGCGTCTTTCTGCGCGGAGGCTACCACGCGCTATTTCTCCCCGATGCCGAGGGCGGACTGTCGGCCGGCTTGGCCGTGCACCAGGTGCTGCCCTACGCAGGCGGTCTAGCAAAGCTGGAATACGCGTATCGAGACGGTGGGCGGCTGGGCAGCATACACATTGTAGGTCTGGGCATTACGTTCTAA
- a CDS encoding TonB-dependent receptor produces the protein MMRRCAAWIGLWGLVGVLPLWAQTTGKITGRVTDAQTGEGLPGVNVLVVETQQGASTDLEGYYVILNVRPGTYTLRASMVGFATQVVQDVRVQINLTTEVNFTLQEEALVGQEVVITATRPLVQRDLTATAAAVSREELAVLPVETFTDVVNLQAGVVEGHFRGGRIGEVAYLVDGIQINDVYDRSFAFQVENNAIQEIEVITGTFNAEYGSAQSGVVNIVTREGSVRYQGSIGAYMGDYLSRDSDLFMGLGRFSPMHARSVQGDLSGPLLPGFSGLTFFASGRYVRNDGYLYGRRIVLPVDQSDPRAQYVTVNGRQVFVPALGDSALVSMNWSEQRTFQAKLTARLFGQQKLTLSGLWQQDQGQNYNHLFRYNPNGIPTVYGDSRSFLATYTQVFTASTFAELKGAYFTNEVRSYVYEDPLDPRYPRDDALRLLGGNFAFYRGGAIMQHFQRKTETFTARLDLTSQITRRHQVKTGLELKQHTLTVRDFSVKRNPSTGFQPAIPPVHTPDHVYYHRRPVELSAYLQDKMEFDYLIVNIGLRFDYFDPKGEVLEDFSRPRTSPRRPAPARWQLSPRLGLSFPLSENGAVRLAYGHFFQMPAFDYLYTNADYIYDPERGLSRAFGYAGLEPEQTTAYEIGLQQAFSDVLGLNVVLYYKDIRNLLGTRLEVIAPGFDEPFQLEKYGRYVNRDYGQVKGFLVSLERRMAGGFGLSVDYTFQIARGNASDPRAVLIDEQAGIEPEKQLVPLDWDRRHQLNTSLSVGDVRRWTVTLVGRLGSGLPYTPSIADERIGVENSARRPGFVQFDLYASRLWQLGPVGLQLFARIYNVFDNRNEIQVYTDTGRAFPNLRYYSGEPQGLNTKEEFLRRPDFYSAPRLVNLGMNVTF, from the coding sequence ATGATGAGGCGTTGCGCTGCTTGGATCGGGCTCTGGGGACTCGTGGGCGTGCTGCCACTCTGGGCACAGACCACCGGTAAAATCACTGGACGCGTAACCGATGCCCAAACGGGCGAAGGGCTCCCTGGCGTAAATGTGCTGGTGGTCGAAACGCAGCAAGGAGCCTCGACCGACCTCGAAGGCTACTACGTGATCCTTAACGTGCGCCCTGGCACCTACACGCTGCGCGCGTCGATGGTTGGCTTTGCTACGCAGGTGGTGCAAGACGTGCGCGTGCAAATTAACCTAACGACGGAGGTCAACTTTACGCTGCAAGAAGAAGCGCTCGTAGGGCAAGAAGTAGTCATTACGGCAACGCGTCCACTGGTCCAGCGCGACCTGACGGCTACGGCCGCTGCCGTATCGCGCGAAGAGCTGGCCGTATTGCCTGTCGAAACCTTTACCGACGTGGTTAACCTGCAAGCTGGCGTTGTGGAAGGACACTTTCGCGGGGGACGCATCGGCGAAGTAGCCTACCTGGTGGATGGTATCCAGATCAACGATGTCTACGACCGCTCGTTTGCCTTCCAGGTAGAAAACAACGCCATCCAGGAGATCGAAGTGATTACGGGCACCTTCAATGCCGAGTACGGCAGTGCCCAATCGGGCGTGGTGAACATTGTCACGCGGGAAGGCAGCGTGCGCTATCAAGGCTCGATAGGAGCCTATATGGGTGACTATCTAAGCCGGGATAGCGACTTGTTTATGGGCTTGGGCAGATTTTCTCCGATGCATGCGCGGTCGGTGCAGGGTGACCTGAGCGGCCCACTGCTTCCCGGCTTTTCTGGGCTAACGTTTTTTGCTTCCGGACGCTACGTGCGCAACGACGGCTATCTCTATGGCCGTCGCATCGTGCTACCAGTCGATCAAAGCGATCCCCGTGCCCAGTACGTGACCGTTAACGGCCGGCAGGTGTTTGTCCCAGCCTTGGGCGACTCAGCACTGGTTTCGATGAACTGGAGCGAACAGCGCACCTTTCAGGCTAAGCTCACGGCTCGCCTGTTTGGCCAGCAAAAGCTGACGCTTAGTGGGCTTTGGCAACAAGACCAGGGCCAAAACTACAACCATTTGTTCCGTTACAACCCGAATGGCATCCCCACCGTCTATGGGGATTCTCGTTCTTTTTTGGCTACTTACACCCAGGTGTTTACGGCCAGTACGTTTGCGGAGCTCAAAGGGGCCTACTTTACCAACGAGGTGCGCAGCTACGTTTACGAAGACCCCTTGGACCCTCGCTATCCCCGCGATGATGCCTTACGCCTGCTAGGGGGTAACTTTGCTTTTTATCGCGGAGGCGCGATAATGCAGCACTTCCAACGCAAAACTGAAACCTTCACAGCGCGCCTAGACCTAACAAGCCAAATAACGCGGCGGCATCAGGTGAAAACCGGCCTTGAGCTGAAGCAACATACGCTAACCGTACGCGATTTTTCCGTCAAGCGCAACCCCTCCACCGGCTTTCAACCTGCTATTCCGCCCGTGCACACGCCCGATCATGTCTACTACCACCGCCGACCTGTCGAGCTGAGCGCTTACCTGCAGGACAAGATGGAGTTCGACTATCTCATTGTAAATATCGGTCTGCGTTTTGACTATTTCGATCCAAAGGGGGAAGTACTTGAAGATTTTAGCCGACCACGCACTTCGCCGCGACGGCCGGCACCAGCTCGCTGGCAACTTTCTCCACGTTTAGGTTTGTCGTTCCCGCTAAGCGAAAATGGCGCGGTGCGTTTGGCTTACGGCCACTTCTTCCAGATGCCAGCGTTTGACTACCTGTACACAAATGCCGACTACATCTACGATCCAGAACGTGGGCTAAGCCGCGCTTTCGGGTATGCTGGCCTAGAGCCAGAGCAGACTACGGCTTATGAAATTGGTCTGCAACAGGCCTTTTCGGATGTACTCGGCTTAAATGTGGTCCTCTACTACAAGGACATCCGCAACCTGCTGGGTACACGTCTCGAAGTTATTGCGCCAGGCTTTGACGAACCGTTTCAGCTTGAAAAGTACGGCCGCTACGTAAACCGCGACTATGGGCAGGTCAAAGGCTTTTTGGTCTCCTTAGAACGGCGCATGGCGGGCGGCTTTGGCCTTTCGGTGGACTACACGTTCCAAATTGCGCGGGGTAATGCGAGTGACCCGCGCGCTGTGCTTATTGATGAGCAGGCCGGGATTGAGCCCGAAAAACAACTGGTGCCGCTCGACTGGGACCGGCGCCACCAACTGAATACCAGCTTGAGTGTAGGGGATGTGCGGCGCTGGACAGTGACGCTGGTCGGTCGCTTAGGCTCAGGCCTGCCCTATACACCCTCGATTGCCGACGAGCGCATCGGTGTAGAGAACTCCGCGCGGCGACCTGGTTTTGTGCAGTTTGACCTGTACGCCAGTCGGCTGTGGCAGCTTGGACCCGTTGGGTTGCAGCTCTTTGCCCGCATCTACAACGTGTTCGACAACCGCAATGAAATCCAGGTCTACACCGATACCGGACGAGCTTTTCCCAACTTGCGCTACTACTCCGGTGAGCCGCAGGGATTGAACACCAAGGAAGAATTTTTACGCCGGCCCGACTTCTACTCGGCGCCCCGGCTGGTCAATCTGGGCATGAACGTAACGTTTTAG
- a CDS encoding extracellular solute-binding protein, giving the protein MRGNTSAHHPKWHVLLLSALMLLGCHRTLPLPTPEAGTVRLVYWTAPNPDEVALARTLVSEWNALHPEVQVVVQPIPAGQSSEEVLLAAVVAGTTPDVCSNIWPGIVRDFVKAGALLPLDRFAGFDSLWNSRIPPTLHEVFRAPDGHVYQLPWKTNPIMMLYNAGLFEEVGLQRPPRTYSEYLEAARRIAADTNGDGLIDRWMGYRDIRPIWWQRYFDYYAFYIAASGGRTLFDRQGQLALDTVASNQVFAFFAQLYAMGAFPKTSLQGGGGPFIRGQLATDFTGPWHLVWLEKNAPPALRYEVAPIPVPDDHEGPVYTYGDYKNIAIFATTRHPEAAWRFVRFLVSREADRRLLEATRQIPVRQGLLEDPYFAPVFAKYPLLAHFAAQAAYTRSVDSVPDLKELLDAIAQEFEAAAVYRVRTPSEATRRALRRMQMILDWNA; this is encoded by the coding sequence ATGCGTGGTAACACCAGTGCACATCACCCAAAATGGCACGTGCTGCTGTTGAGTGCCCTGATGCTGCTGGGCTGTCACCGCACGCTTCCCTTGCCGACGCCAGAGGCCGGGACGGTACGGCTGGTTTACTGGACTGCCCCAAACCCTGACGAAGTCGCTCTGGCCCGAACGTTGGTGTCCGAGTGGAACGCACTGCACCCCGAGGTGCAGGTTGTCGTGCAGCCTATTCCAGCCGGACAGTCGAGCGAAGAGGTGCTGCTGGCCGCCGTAGTTGCCGGCACGACACCTGATGTGTGTTCCAACATTTGGCCTGGCATTGTGCGCGATTTTGTCAAAGCCGGGGCTTTGCTACCGCTGGATCGCTTTGCCGGGTTTGATTCTCTCTGGAACAGCCGCATTCCTCCCACGCTCCACGAGGTGTTTCGGGCGCCTGATGGCCACGTCTACCAGCTTCCTTGGAAAACCAACCCGATCATGATGCTCTACAACGCAGGGTTATTCGAGGAGGTAGGACTGCAGCGACCTCCGCGCACCTACAGCGAGTACCTCGAAGCAGCCCGGCGGATTGCAGCCGATACCAACGGCGACGGCTTAATAGACCGCTGGATGGGCTACCGCGATATCCGGCCCATCTGGTGGCAACGCTACTTCGATTACTATGCGTTCTACATCGCTGCCTCAGGCGGGCGCACGCTGTTTGATCGCCAAGGTCAGTTGGCCCTAGACACGGTCGCTTCCAATCAAGTGTTTGCGTTTTTTGCCCAGCTTTATGCCATGGGCGCTTTTCCCAAAACGTCGCTTCAAGGGGGAGGCGGGCCTTTCATCCGCGGGCAACTGGCTACCGACTTTACTGGCCCTTGGCACCTTGTCTGGCTGGAAAAAAATGCTCCCCCAGCGTTGCGCTATGAGGTAGCCCCTATCCCCGTGCCTGATGACCACGAAGGCCCGGTCTACACCTACGGAGACTACAAGAACATCGCGATTTTTGCGACCACACGGCATCCCGAAGCCGCTTGGCGTTTTGTACGCTTTCTGGTCTCTCGGGAGGCTGACCGCCGCTTGCTCGAAGCAACCCGCCAGATTCCCGTACGCCAGGGACTGCTGGAAGACCCCTACTTTGCTCCCGTATTTGCGAAATACCCGCTGCTGGCGCACTTTGCTGCACAGGCCGCCTACACACGCAGCGTCGATAGCGTGCCGGACCTGAAGGAGCTGCTGGATGCCATTGCGCAAGAATTTGAGGCCGCTGCTGTCTACCGCGTGCGCACCCCTTCCGAAGCAACCCGCCGAGCTCTACGCCGCATGCAAATGATTCTGGACTGGAATGCGTAA
- a CDS encoding carbohydrate ABC transporter permease, with amino-acid sequence MRKPKDIAAFFPERLRLRKRSSLGGYLLVAPYLLHLVVFFGYPLLFSFVLIFHRWDIITPMEFVGLKNFARLLRDELFFRALLNTGLFLTLHIPLQIVVALFFAELLNRPLKGRGFFRAAYFMPVVVSGVVITILFQQLFAFDTGLINRMLRALGGEPVPWLVSPALAMPSIALMATWKNVGLYIVLFLVGLQHIPKHLYEAAELDGANAWQRWWHVTLPMLNPAIVTVVVLSTIGGFSLFIEPYLLTGGGPLNATLSAVLYIYNQAFYFNHMGYAAALGFCFALIILVVVLLQRRLVEADTWS; translated from the coding sequence ATGCGTAAACCGAAGGACATAGCTGCTTTTTTTCCTGAACGCTTGCGCCTACGCAAACGCAGCAGCTTGGGGGGCTATTTGCTTGTGGCACCGTACCTGCTGCATTTGGTCGTGTTTTTTGGCTATCCCCTCTTGTTTTCCTTTGTGCTCATTTTCCACCGCTGGGATATCATTACCCCAATGGAATTCGTAGGACTGAAGAACTTTGCGCGCTTGCTCCGCGACGAGTTGTTTTTTCGAGCGCTGCTCAATACGGGACTGTTTTTGACACTACACATTCCGTTGCAGATCGTTGTAGCCTTGTTTTTTGCCGAGTTGCTCAACCGTCCGCTTAAAGGCCGGGGCTTTTTCCGTGCCGCCTATTTTATGCCGGTGGTGGTCTCGGGCGTGGTGATCACGATTCTGTTTCAGCAATTGTTTGCTTTTGATACAGGGCTAATCAACCGCATGCTGCGGGCTCTGGGCGGCGAGCCTGTGCCTTGGCTAGTATCGCCGGCTTTGGCTATGCCTTCGATTGCCCTGATGGCTACATGGAAAAACGTAGGGCTCTACATCGTGCTGTTTTTGGTGGGGTTGCAGCACATTCCAAAACACCTCTACGAAGCAGCCGAGCTCGACGGGGCTAACGCCTGGCAACGATGGTGGCATGTCACGCTGCCGATGCTCAATCCAGCCATAGTGACGGTGGTAGTGCTTTCGACCATTGGTGGTTTTTCGCTCTTTATTGAACCCTACCTCTTGACCGGGGGCGGACCGCTAAACGCGACGTTATCGGCCGTGCTGTACATCTACAACCAGGCCTTTTACTTCAACCATATGGGTTATGCCGCAGCGCTGGGTTTTTGTTTTGCCCTGATCATTCTGGTCGTGGTGCTGCTGCAGCGGCGTTTGGTAGAAGCCGACACTTGGAGCTGA
- a CDS encoding carbohydrate ABC transporter permease: MRQLGLYILLLAGLLVFAYPFVWMAIATFTPEPEIPELTLWPSRWTLDHYRLVFERIPIGRALLNSVVVAVTVTASALVLNSMAAYALAKLHWRGREAVFTLLLFTLMVPFLLLLIPLYTLVVRLGWTDSLLGLIVPFMANATGVLILRQSFLTIPQDLLDAARIDGCGELRILFTIIWPLSIPALVTVGLLTFMASWNEVLWPILVVRELQWMTMPQMVALFAVGGGAEGQLGPQLAAAFLLALPIVLAYLFFQRYFIQSFATGGLKG; this comes from the coding sequence ATGCGTCAACTGGGCCTCTACATACTGCTTCTGGCTGGCCTGCTCGTGTTTGCCTATCCGTTCGTCTGGATGGCAATCGCCACGTTTACGCCGGAGCCTGAGATTCCCGAGCTGACGCTGTGGCCCTCCCGGTGGACGCTAGACCACTACCGCCTGGTTTTTGAACGCATTCCAATTGGCAGAGCCTTGCTGAATAGCGTGGTCGTGGCTGTTACCGTGACAGCCTCAGCCTTGGTGCTCAACTCAATGGCTGCTTATGCACTAGCTAAACTGCACTGGCGTGGACGCGAAGCCGTTTTTACCCTCTTGCTTTTTACACTGATGGTGCCGTTTCTGCTGCTGCTCATTCCCCTCTATACGCTTGTAGTTCGGCTGGGGTGGACCGACTCCTTGTTGGGCCTGATCGTGCCGTTTATGGCGAACGCGACGGGGGTGTTGATCTTACGGCAGAGCTTCCTCACCATTCCACAAGACCTGCTTGATGCTGCACGGATAGACGGTTGTGGCGAGCTACGCATCCTGTTTACCATCATCTGGCCGCTGTCCATACCGGCATTGGTTACGGTAGGGCTCCTGACGTTTATGGCTAGCTGGAATGAGGTGCTCTGGCCGATTTTGGTCGTGCGTGAGCTGCAGTGGATGACGATGCCCCAGATGGTGGCGCTATTTGCTGTAGGTGGCGGTGCCGAAGGGCAGCTCGGACCCCAACTGGCAGCAGCTTTCCTGCTAGCGCTGCCTATTGTGTTGGCCTACCTGTTTTTCCAACGCTACTTCATCCAAAGCTTTGCCACAGGAGGGCTCAAAGGCTAA
- a CDS encoding glycoside hydrolase family 130 protein, with amino-acid sequence MSYTSSVVALFQRHPEPILSPMPEVSWASGAVFNPGAWYDGAQVHLLFRGVPAGYRRVPLEQTRPGEPAWGFEPYVSYIGYAHSSDGVHFTVRPEPFIHPDAPYDRFGVEDPRISRIDDLYLITYTALGAPAFATPGCVRIGLASSPDFRTVTKHGIVGPEMTDKDAVIFPKRIRGRIAMLHRIAPSIQLIYFEDLEQLFHPPAALWERHLRTLDEHVILRPEFPWEAKKIGAGPTPIETPEGWLLLYHGVDMQYVYRMGMALLDLEDPKRVIARTPEPVLAPELPFEREGDVPNVVFPEGAVVINDMLYVYYGAADRTVGLARASLSDVLTYLRTCPAEVSS; translated from the coding sequence ATGTCGTACACTAGTTCCGTAGTAGCCTTGTTTCAACGCCATCCCGAACCGATTCTCAGCCCGATGCCAGAGGTGTCCTGGGCTTCGGGCGCGGTCTTTAATCCAGGCGCTTGGTACGACGGCGCGCAAGTACACCTGCTCTTTCGGGGCGTGCCGGCAGGCTACCGGCGTGTGCCTTTGGAGCAAACCCGGCCTGGCGAGCCAGCCTGGGGATTTGAGCCGTATGTGTCGTACATCGGCTATGCCCATAGTAGCGATGGGGTGCACTTTACCGTACGACCGGAGCCGTTTATCCATCCAGACGCGCCCTACGACCGCTTTGGCGTCGAAGACCCCCGCATTAGCCGCATCGACGATCTCTACCTGATCACGTACACCGCCTTGGGTGCTCCAGCTTTTGCTACGCCGGGGTGCGTACGCATTGGGCTAGCCTCGAGTCCGGATTTTCGTACCGTAACCAAACATGGCATCGTCGGCCCTGAAATGACCGATAAGGATGCCGTGATTTTTCCCAAACGCATTCGCGGACGCATTGCGATGTTGCACCGCATCGCGCCTTCCATCCAGCTGATCTACTTCGAGGACCTAGAGCAGCTTTTTCATCCCCCAGCCGCGCTTTGGGAACGCCACCTGCGCACGCTCGACGAGCACGTGATCCTTCGGCCTGAGTTTCCTTGGGAAGCCAAAAAAATCGGAGCTGGCCCAACACCGATCGAAACCCCTGAGGGCTGGTTGCTGCTCTACCACGGCGTCGATATGCAGTACGTATACCGCATGGGTATGGCATTGCTAGACCTAGAGGATCCCAAGCGCGTCATTGCCCGCACGCCAGAACCTGTGTTGGCCCCTGAACTCCCTTTTGAACGGGAAGGCGATGTGCCGAACGTGGTTTTTCCGGAAGGCGCTGTCGTGATCAACGATATGCTGTATGTGTACTATGGGGCAGCAGATCGGACAGTCGGCCTGGCGCGGGCCTCGCTCTCAGACGTGCTTACCTACCTGCGCACCTGTCCCGCAGAGGTTTCTTCGTAG
- a CDS encoding T9SS type A sorting domain-containing protein, producing MGTLLRQAGRVIGLSLLCLGIGNWSAKGQQTLLDRLTADSPMNLLSDGGFELGVPSYWRAEGLGAEWTRERSRTPEWSLKLSGSGSSAWIQDEAVRNWTPRIAGNLELLVGGWVWTEGVNVNPQTEEEKFQLVFEFYNAQGQDLLGGPLVLDVPQQEASTNGWVRIDNASLGSLVLPEDAASVRIVFRKGSQATGVVYLDDVFVRKVDAGAPGWEGDFFNANMDVSGGWYYWWPDFPRGLEVWPEGQEFAVTVTGASVRSGQRALRIEDLQGTAQYEAVAISERVPVVAGEPVLVSFWVRYEGVGNPDSIGLGNYNIGLTALWYNQMESGAAGWGEIGGVDIRLNGDYNDQVIPLAERVDSSGWRQYAFVLYPKAGAVGMELRLRYWHAFTGTTYWDDVFIAPVSQVLAALPNLLSDGGFELGVPSYWRAEGLGAEWTRERSRTPEWSLKLSGSGSSAWIQDEAVRNWTPRIAGNLELLVGGWVWTEGVNVNPQTEEEKFQLVFEFYNAQGQDLLGGPLVLDVPQQEASTNGWVRIDNASLGSLVLPEDAASVRIVFRKGSQATGVVYLDDVFVRKVDAGAPGWEGDFFNANMDVSGGWYYWWPDFPRGLEVWPEGQEFAVTVTGASVRSGQRALRIEDLQGTAQYEAVAISERVPVVAGEPVLVSFWVRYEGVGNPDSIGLGNYNIGLTALWYNQMESGAAGWGEIGGVDIRLNGDYNDQVIPLAERVDSSGWRQYAFVLYPKAGAVGMELRLRYWHAFTGTTYWDDVSIVRIGGNVLTPTGIRQGSLGSRPERFLLHANYPNPFRNSTTLAFSLPQPTRVTLTVYNLLGQEVATLVQDALLEAGTHQVRFDARDLPAGLYLYQLRAGAYVETRTMLLVK from the coding sequence ATGGGTACACTGCTACGACAAGCAGGCCGAGTGATTGGGCTTAGCCTGCTATGCCTAGGTATAGGAAACTGGTCTGCAAAGGGACAGCAGACGCTGCTGGATCGGCTGACAGCCGATTCGCCTATGAATTTGCTTTCGGATGGGGGATTTGAGTTGGGTGTTCCGAGTTATTGGCGGGCGGAGGGTTTGGGTGCGGAGTGGACGCGGGAGCGTTCGCGCACGCCGGAGTGGAGTTTGAAGCTTTCGGGGTCGGGTTCGTCGGCATGGATTCAGGATGAGGCGGTTCGGAACTGGACGCCGCGGATTGCGGGGAATTTGGAGTTGTTGGTGGGGGGTTGGGTATGGACCGAGGGGGTGAATGTAAATCCGCAGACGGAGGAGGAGAAGTTTCAGTTGGTTTTTGAGTTTTACAATGCCCAGGGTCAGGATTTGCTGGGAGGGCCGTTGGTGTTGGATGTGCCGCAGCAGGAGGCGTCGACGAACGGTTGGGTACGGATAGACAATGCGTCGTTGGGGTCGTTGGTGTTGCCGGAGGATGCGGCGAGTGTGCGGATTGTGTTTCGGAAGGGTTCGCAGGCTACGGGGGTGGTGTATTTGGACGATGTGTTTGTGCGGAAGGTGGATGCTGGGGCGCCGGGTTGGGAGGGGGATTTCTTTAATGCGAACATGGATGTCAGTGGGGGTTGGTATTATTGGTGGCCGGATTTTCCGCGGGGTTTGGAGGTTTGGCCTGAGGGTCAGGAGTTTGCGGTGACGGTGACGGGGGCTTCGGTGCGTAGTGGTCAGCGGGCGTTGCGGATAGAGGATTTGCAGGGTACGGCGCAGTACGAGGCGGTGGCGATCAGTGAGCGGGTTCCGGTGGTTGCTGGGGAGCCGGTGTTGGTGAGTTTTTGGGTGCGGTATGAGGGGGTAGGTAATCCGGATTCGATTGGTTTGGGTAATTACAATATTGGGTTGACGGCGTTGTGGTATAATCAGATGGAGAGTGGTGCGGCGGGTTGGGGAGAGATTGGTGGGGTGGATATTCGTTTGAATGGGGATTATAACGATCAGGTGATTCCGTTGGCGGAGCGGGTGGATTCGTCGGGTTGGCGTCAGTATGCGTTTGTGTTGTATCCGAAGGCTGGGGCGGTGGGGATGGAGTTGCGTTTGCGCTACTGGCATGCTTTCACCGGCACTACCTACTGGGACGACGTCTTCATTGCGCCCGTTTCCCAGGTGCTCGCGGCACTACCTAATTTGCTTTCGGATGGGGGATTTGAGTTGGGTGTTCCGAGTTATTGGCGGGCGGAGGGTTTGGGTGCGGAGTGGACGCGGGAGCGTTCGCGCACGCCGGAGTGGAGTTTGAAGCTTTCGGGGTCGGGTTCGTCGGCATGGATTCAGGATGAGGCGGTTCGGAACTGGACGCCGCGGATTGCGGGGAATTTGGAGTTGTTGGTGGGGGGTTGGGTATGGACCGAGGGGGTGAATGTAAATCCGCAGACGGAGGAGGAGAAGTTTCAGTTGGTTTTTGAGTTTTACAATGCCCAGGGTCAGGATTTGCTGGGAGGGCCGTTGGTGTTGGATGTGCCGCAGCAGGAGGCGTCGACGAACGGTTGGGTACGGATAGACAATGCGTCGTTGGGGTCGTTGGTGTTGCCGGAGGATGCGGCGAGTGTGCGGATTGTGTTTCGGAAGGGTTCGCAGGCTACGGGGGTGGTGTATTTGGACGATGTGTTTGTGCGGAAGGTGGATGCTGGGGCGCCGGGTTGGGAGGGGGATTTCTTTAATGCGAACATGGATGTCAGTGGGGGTTGGTATTATTGGTGGCCGGATTTTCCGCGGGGTTTGGAGGTTTGGCCTGAGGGTCAGGAGTTTGCGGTGACGGTGACGGGGGCTTCGGTGCGTAGTGGTCAGCGGGCGTTGCGGATAGAGGATTTGCAGGGTACGGCGCAGTACGAGGCGGTGGCGATCAGTGAGCGGGTTCCGGTGGTTGCTGGGGAGCCGGTGTTGGTGAGTTTTTGGGTGCGGTATGAGGGGGTAGGTAATCCGGATTCGATTGGTTTGGGTAATTACAATATTGGGTTGACGGCGTTGTGGTATAATCAGATGGAGAGTGGTGCGGCGGGTTGGGGAGAGATTGGTGGGGTGGATATTCGTTTGAATGGGGATTATAACGATCAGGTGATTCCGTTGGCGGAGCGGGTGGATTCGTCGGGTTGGCGTCAGTATGCGTTTGTGTTGTATCCGAAGGCTGGGGCGGTGGGGATGGAGTTGCGTTTGCGCTACTGGCATGCTTTCACCGGCACTACCTACTGGGACGACGTCAGCATCGTACGCATTGGCGGCAATGTCCTGACGCCAACGGGCATCCGTCAGGGCAGCCTGGGCAGTCGGCCCGAGCGTTTTCTGCTCCATGCCAACTATCCTAACCCCTTCCGCAACAGCACTACGCTTGCCTTTTCGCTGCCGCAGCCTACCCGTGTTACGCTGACGGTCTATAACCTCCTGGGCCAAGAGGTCGCTACGCTGGTTCAGGACGCGTTGCTCGAAGCAGGCACACACCAGGTGCGCTTTGATGCCCGCGACCTGCCAGCAGGCCTCTATCTATACCAGCTTCGGGCTGGAGCTTACGTAGAAACCCGTACCATGCTGCTGGTGAAGTGA